In the bacterium genome, one interval contains:
- a CDS encoding phosphate-starvation-inducible PsiE family protein translates to MLTAKKIKAHYDFTLEEEKLLADLSTRMKNYRDRFGQELMASFMVHESMAGFFPSEEKEKHHAMTFAGWFMRLFSGTYDESYFQKLRKVGQVHVDIKLDGHLVNAAMTTTRQLLAGYIEREVPAEDMEKTRIAITKILDINLDVMTSSYRQAELKKYFIYKKAESYLISLMERFTHGLNLVLALALAIVSLEVIWLFARDVTNVFRGDNLETSVVTALGSLLIIWMMSELMSTEVDHLKGKKIAIKVFIGTVIIALIRKVLIGSLQHASLTEYGTKVGTLFILALVYWLVARADRP, encoded by the coding sequence ATGCTTACTGCCAAAAAGATCAAGGCTCACTATGATTTCACCCTGGAGGAGGAGAAGCTCCTCGCTGATCTGAGCACGCGGATGAAGAACTACCGCGACCGGTTCGGTCAGGAGCTCATGGCCTCCTTCATGGTCCACGAAAGCATGGCTGGTTTCTTTCCTTCTGAAGAAAAGGAAAAACACCACGCCATGACCTTCGCTGGCTGGTTTATGCGCCTCTTTTCAGGAACTTACGACGAATCCTATTTCCAGAAGCTGAGAAAAGTGGGGCAGGTGCACGTGGACATCAAGCTGGACGGGCATCTTGTTAACGCTGCCATGACTACTACACGGCAGCTGTTGGCCGGATATATCGAGCGGGAGGTCCCGGCTGAGGATATGGAAAAGACCAGGATAGCCATCACCAAGATCCTGGACATCAATCTGGACGTCATGACCAGTTCCTACAGGCAGGCCGAACTGAAGAAGTATTTTATTTACAAAAAGGCGGAATCCTATCTCATAAGCCTCATGGAGCGGTTCACCCACGGCCTGAACCTCGTCCTGGCCCTCGCCCTCGCTATAGTTTCCCTGGAGGTAATCTGGCTGTTCGCCCGCGACGTAACGAACGTCTTTCGCGGCGACAATCTGGAGACCAGCGTGGTCACCGCCCTGGGCTCCCTGCTCATCATCTGGATGATGAGCGAGTTGATGTCCACTGAGGTTGACCACCTTAAGGGCAAGAAGATCGCCATCAAGGTCTTTATCGGCACTGTCATCATCGCCCTCATTCGAAAAGTGCTCATCGGGTCGCTGCAGCATGCATCTCTCACCGAATACGGGACCAAGGTCGGTACTCTTTTCATCCTGGCATTGGTTTACTGGCTGGTGGCCAGGGCCGACCGGCCGTGA
- a CDS encoding molybdenum cofactor guanylyltransferase: MNQPGATFKEVTGAILIGGQSRRLGRDKVLLHYQGKPLALHLHGILTSLFPRVLLIGHPRPELEDLGFTCLPDLVSDKGVLGGIYTALSAAATPHVFIAGADMPFLTPALISTILSHRHLADAVIPRGPRGLEPLCAVYSKSCADVMEKNLGDGTLKIMAALENMTVLSPEVSPDNGEPDPFININYPEDMEILNNN; encoded by the coding sequence GTGAACCAGCCTGGGGCCACCTTCAAGGAGGTTACCGGGGCCATACTCATAGGGGGGCAAAGCCGACGGTTGGGGCGCGACAAGGTGCTGCTGCACTACCAGGGAAAACCGCTGGCCCTTCACCTCCACGGAATTCTCACCAGCCTTTTCCCGCGGGTCCTCCTCATCGGACACCCCAGACCGGAACTGGAAGACCTGGGTTTTACCTGCCTTCCTGACCTCGTCTCGGACAAGGGTGTCCTCGGGGGCATTTACACCGCCCTCAGCGCTGCCGCTACCCCTCACGTATTCATCGCCGGGGCCGACATGCCTTTTCTCACTCCCGCCCTGATATCCACCATCCTCAGTCACCGACACCTTGCCGACGCCGTGATACCCCGTGGTCCCAGGGGATTGGAACCGCTGTGCGCGGTCTACTCAAAATCCTGCGCTGACGTTATGGAGAAGAACCTGGGGGATGGCACCCTCAAGATCATGGCGGCACTTGAAAATATGACGGTGCTGTCTCCCGAAGTTTCACCCGATAACGGGGAGCCGGATCCTTTCATTAACATCAACTATCCGGAGGATATGGAAATACTGAATAACAACTAA
- the cysK gene encoding cysteine synthase A — MGRIYDSITELIGNTPLLRLTKVADGAKGIVLGKMESLNPLSSVKDRIGLAMIEAAEKEGLIKSNTVIVEPTSGNTGVALAFVAACKGYRLILTMPETMSVERRNLLAALGAELVLTPGSEGMKGAIERAQEIVDTTPGAIIPQQFENPANPDIHRRTTAEEIWEDTGGEVDILVAGVGTGGSITGIGEVLKERRPGFTVIAVEPEDSPVLSGGTPGPHKIQGIGAGFVPKVLNTKIIDEIVTVKAEDAFETSRRLAKEEGILCGISAGANVWAAVQVAKRPENSGKTIVTIICDTGERYLSTPLFQG, encoded by the coding sequence ATGGGTCGTATTTACGACAGCATAACGGAACTTATCGGGAATACTCCTCTTCTCAGGTTAACCAAAGTAGCTGATGGAGCAAAAGGCATCGTCCTTGGAAAAATGGAATCCCTCAACCCCCTTTCCAGCGTCAAGGACCGTATCGGTTTAGCCATGATCGAGGCAGCTGAAAAAGAGGGATTAATAAAGAGTAACACTGTCATCGTGGAACCCACATCAGGCAATACAGGTGTAGCTCTTGCCTTTGTAGCCGCATGCAAGGGGTACCGGCTCATCCTCACCATGCCCGAGACCATGAGTGTTGAAAGGAGAAACCTTCTCGCCGCCCTCGGCGCGGAGCTGGTCCTCACCCCCGGCAGCGAGGGGATGAAAGGCGCCATCGAGCGGGCCCAGGAGATCGTTGACACCACACCGGGCGCCATCATACCTCAGCAGTTCGAAAACCCGGCCAATCCGGATATTCATCGCCGGACCACCGCCGAGGAGATCTGGGAGGACACCGGAGGAGAGGTGGACATTCTTGTCGCTGGCGTAGGAACGGGGGGAAGCATCACCGGTATTGGTGAGGTGCTCAAGGAACGGCGGCCGGGGTTTACGGTCATTGCTGTTGAGCCCGAGGACAGTCCCGTCCTGTCCGGTGGAACGCCTGGACCACACAAGATTCAGGGCATCGGGGCCGGTTTCGTCCCAAAGGTGCTCAACACCAAGATCATCGATGAGATCGTCACTGTCAAAGCTGAGGATGCCTTTGAGACATCACGCAGACTGGCAAAAGAGGAAGGTATTCTCTGCGGGATCTCCGCCGGCGCCAACGTATGGGCCGCCGTCCAGGTAGCCAAACGCCCGGAGAACAGCGGGAAAACCATTGTCACCATCATTTGCGACACAGGGGAAAGGTATCTTTCCACACCACTTTTCCAGGGGTGA
- a CDS encoding PfkB family carbohydrate kinase: MILVVGNINYDILFPLDRLPGPHEKITCDEAHAGFGGSAANTAWWLANLREEVALAGAAGSDLLGTAHLEHLRKAGVKTRGVNRVDGTTGIAVIFSMGREKRMVRAPGANLCGRVDPELLDQCDRIYLSGGDTQTLAGYAALAKEKNIPVYCGWHGAMESEVAALADGFILNSDEVRMITGLENPVDGIRALDSRIAAVTLPTGGCLVSEGIDVLKVPAPELDPVDRTGGGDAFAAGFLAGLGKGLSMEECGRWGNALAAAVIMELGARPEISIPES; encoded by the coding sequence ATGATCCTGGTTGTAGGCAACATAAATTACGACATCCTCTTCCCATTGGACCGCCTCCCCGGCCCCCACGAGAAAATAACCTGTGATGAGGCTCATGCCGGTTTCGGCGGTAGTGCGGCCAACACAGCCTGGTGGCTGGCAAATCTCCGGGAGGAAGTTGCTCTGGCCGGAGCCGCAGGTAGTGATCTTCTTGGGACAGCCCACCTTGAGCATCTCCGGAAGGCAGGGGTGAAAACCCGGGGTGTTAACAGGGTCGATGGAACGACCGGTATTGCGGTCATCTTCTCCATGGGGCGAGAAAAGCGCATGGTCCGGGCCCCTGGAGCCAATCTGTGCGGAAGGGTTGATCCAGAGCTGCTGGATCAATGCGATCGTATCTATCTGTCCGGAGGAGACACACAGACCCTTGCAGGCTACGCAGCTCTGGCAAAGGAGAAAAACATCCCTGTGTACTGCGGGTGGCACGGTGCCATGGAGAGTGAAGTGGCTGCTCTCGCGGATGGTTTTATTCTGAACTCCGACGAGGTCCGCATGATCACCGGTCTGGAGAACCCTGTTGATGGGATCAGGGCTCTCGATTCCCGGATAGCGGCGGTGACACTTCCCACAGGCGGATGCCTGGTCTCGGAAGGGATCGATGTTCTAAAAGTCCCGGCCCCTGAACTGGATCCGGTAGATCGCACCGGTGGGGGTGATGCCTTCGCTGCCGGTTTCCTTGCTGGTCTTGGGAAGGGGTTGAGTATGGAGGAGTGCGGAAGGTGGGGGAACGCGCTTGCGGCAGCGGTTATTATGGAATTGGGAGCCAGGCCGGAAATTTCAATTCCGGAAAGCTAA